In Gammaproteobacteria bacterium, the following are encoded in one genomic region:
- a CDS encoding ABC transporter ATP-binding protein — protein MIELEGIHRDFRVGDQTVHALDDVSLEIEAGEYVSIMGPSGSGKSTLLNLLGLLDQASSGTYRLNGQDVTSLSDIRQAEVRNREIGFVFQMFHLVPRLTATENVELPLILAGLAPQQRRPLVARALEDLNLTDRSHHKPEQLSGGQRQRVAIARATVTDPRVLLADEPTGNLDHKSGQDVIRILEGLNDRGITLIMVTHDAEMGRRARRQLHMMDGRLSRDRGPG, from the coding sequence ATGATTGAGCTCGAGGGCATCCACCGGGACTTCCGGGTGGGGGACCAGACGGTCCATGCCCTTGACGATGTCAGCCTCGAGATCGAGGCCGGGGAGTACGTCTCCATCATGGGGCCCTCCGGCTCGGGCAAGTCGACGCTGCTCAATCTGCTCGGTCTCCTGGACCAGGCCAGCTCCGGGACCTACCGGTTGAACGGTCAGGATGTCACCTCGCTCAGTGACATCAGGCAGGCGGAGGTCAGGAACCGGGAGATCGGTTTCGTATTTCAGATGTTTCACCTGGTGCCGCGTCTCACCGCAACCGAAAATGTCGAGCTGCCACTGATCCTCGCGGGCTTGGCGCCCCAGCAGCGCCGGCCACTCGTTGCCCGCGCACTCGAAGACCTGAATCTGACCGACCGGAGTCACCACAAGCCAGAGCAGTTGTCGGGCGGCCAGCGGCAACGGGTCGCCATCGCGCGGGCCACCGTCACCGATCCACGGGTGCTGCTCGCGGACGAGCCGACGGGTAATCTTGATCACAAATCGGGCCAGGACGTCATCCGCATCCTCGAAGGGCTCAACGATCGGGGCATCACACTGATCATGGTGACTCATGACGCGGAAATGGGTCGGCGAGCCCGGCGCCAGTTGCACATGATGGACGGCCGACTGAGCCGCGATCGGGGTCCGGGGTGA